The DNA region CGCCCCGCCCCGCCCCGCCCCATTGTCATCCTTAGAAGGGgtgaatgaaatatttatttactttattttcaattcttgtgtttaaatatattaattttttcctCAAAATACAATTTGTGCACATAGGCTTTCTTTAGCTAATgtaatgttttattattttttatataatttattgacTAACAAAATGTAGGTTTTTGAAAGATTTCGAATTTACGTAATTATAGTTTAGAATATAACTTAAAATGAAAACTTGTTGTcacatgttcttgattattccaaaattataaGTAAGTACTATTTTAGATTTTCAAGATGTATTTTTACATTTTAGGAatatatttatcaattaattgatgTAATGAATAGATAAATATCAACATCATATACTAAAATGTTTTCTTCAACTCTTATATTGCttaactaaataaaatatattcatataattcTATTTACGCTCTTATATTGCTTAATCAATTCAAATCGTTTCATATCAttgtatttgtattgttatgtTAGTTCAatatgtaacgtcccgaaaatttaaaagtccacgtgaaccacatgcatgcaagttattaaatttctttggtattttactaagttgttttaaagcattaaatgcatgtttctttcattaatttatgtttaattatttttatgcattttatgcataattcatacatgataggatttaattcatgaaattttaaaggttcatgcattatagatttttaagttgcatttcgcactCGAATGAGTAATGgtgaccggagaattttcaggaaaattattttactacaggattaatttttattaattaataaaaggtgtttttaaggatatttttcaaaaatgagattttattgggtatttttttacccgcatgattttatttttaacggtacgtaaactttatcgaatcgggagactttttgagggttcgactaatattttcaaaatctttccaacacgaaatatttttcgggagtacgTTTGGATTTagtgggcctacttttaagctttttgggcttaaaactcttttaaaacttttaaaatgcaAATTATGGCCCATAAACTAATATTATCTATATAATTAAGCTACTAAGTATTGTTTAACTTAAACCTAAGAGTGTTCAGCCGACACCCTCCTACGCAGCAGCATTCATCCCTCGAGTTCAGAGCTTTTCTTTGAGGAAAATCTTCGGTGGTCTCTTGTTCTTGCAAAGGAAGCTTTCATCTTCACGTTTTTGATCATCAACATCATAAGGCACGCTTTGTAACATCCTTCTCGCATCATTCACGCTATATTACTGATGTACATGTATTTATGCACGCAAAACTTTCGATCCAGCACTGTACATGATTTATACATTCGGTTTTCAAGTGTTCTTACTATCCTTTGTTTGATACTCATGCTTTCCGGTTTTTAGTGCAAGGGGTTGCTGTTTGTGAATGTTAAGGGAACGGACAAGAGGGCAGAGCGAGGTTGAGAAGCTTGCGTAAGGTTTGGACAGAATGGGCCGAGAGGTGTAGAGGATGGAAGGGTTTTCTCGTTTTGGGATAGTGTCCTTGGAGAGGCTCGCACTATCGCTGCGTTTGGTCGCACAGCAGCTTTGTCCTTCATTTAGGCTTGGTTTAGAATGTTCATGGAGGTCCTTGGTGATTCATAGAGGATGACATTTGGTGGTAGAAGGGTGGACCGAAGGAATGAAGGGGTGGAGCCATGTGTTGGATAGATAATGGTGCAAGTGGGAGTGGCCGATTATTGTTGGGACAGTAGGTTGGCTGAGGATTAGGAGTTTAATGTGAAGGATTTAAGGGCTGTAATGAGTGCTTAAGAGTGAACAAATGTGGGAAGTGGCGtgagttttgaaaaaaaaaataaaaataaatgagtGTTCAAGGAGAGGTTTAGGAAAAGGCCGAGGATTTAGTTGCTTGCTGAAATTTTCCGCCGAGAAATTTTAGGTcccatattattatttttggataTTTTAGTGTTTGTAATATATGGTAAAAAGCTGGGAAAGTTTGGAtaagtttcgggtcgattcaggttaaaaccgggactccggttcaagttttaaaacgaattggttaagttctgatttttcTCGGGTTTATGTCTAGTAATACTTTTAataatgttttgggacattttaaggagtttggtaagcttcgggtcaattttagaggtccagggttgaAAAGGTactttttgggtttctaggggcaaaatggtcattttgcactcgaGGTGAGATTTTGGTTCTGGCAgggccctgagcacaaatttatgatattttaaatgttcatgcatgaTGAttacgatttttaagattttatgaagatAAACGTCGCATGtttggatttaagaaaaattgcattgatgaatgatttttataagtgatgaaaatgttaaTGTGAAATGacgagaattagttgtggctatcgaagtatatgtaaatttttaagatgtatatgtaaatgatgatgatgatgaggcctaggcacagtggataggtaatcctgtcactgatgtccgacagccgcccggtaccgcggttctatgtatgatggatccatcgtaaatgatgatgtacgatagtcacctctaatgaactgaattcaccaaagaaaatgataaatgataaacggtgaatgatgaacgatgaatgatgaatgataaagATGATtaatgatgagctgttttgacacgtcatgattttacacgacacgtttatgttacgtttttaaagtttatgaaaggtatgttgagtatgatatttttcactgctgtgtgctatgtatatgtatttgctattaacagtgcaggtgtgttgagtctctaggctcactaggcgtgtgtgatgcaggtgagttcgatgtcgaggagactggaggtgctggactTTGAGTAAGCGGGACTGGTGgacgacacgacccgaggacctatGATTTTTCCGCACATCAAGATTtatggtttttgagaggatatgATTATTTTTCACTCTGTTTTATTTTACGGTGGATGTTAGGATTTTACTCGTTTTTACTCCGCTTCATTTTATTGGTAAATGTTGATGCTTATTTTCAAATGACGATTTTAAGAAGGATTGTTTGCAtgggatttatttaaatgtttcttttaaaaaaaaattatttccgcattttaaatGAGTAGATGTTTCACAATATATTACTTAATCTGATAAATCATTATTCCAAATTCTTATAATTTGTTATGATCTATTTTTTTCCGAACGAAATgttatttgattgattggatcaCGTTATgcaaagattaaaaatatttttattattaatttatttcttaGTTATTTAGAACATGGGTTCACGTGCGGATGCACGTGCTTTTATGCTAGTCATCCACAAAAAGTACAAAGTACTTCGAACTACGGAAATTAGTGTCGTGTGAATAAGAGAAAACATGTTATCTTTGCGAGCCATATATATACTAATAATCTTACTACACGCTATACATGTTATCCGTAAAaactaaaaagaaaatgttttttttaaattttaaaattaaagttatacttttttttttcttgaaagaTGATAGAGAAGATATATGATATAAAGAGATTTGTAAAACATGAAATTGAGAAGTTAATATATTTTTGGAACTTATAATCTTACATAGCTTTTGAACCAGCTCAAAAATTCTTCTACAACAAATCCTCAACACCATGATCACTCTCAAATTAATTGATATTACTGAAgcacaaaatcaataattatatcATCTGATTTATCGACCTAACAATTTGGACTTTCTGGAGTCTCGTCAACCTGGTTTGAAGATTGGTTTTCTTCATCGAAGTTCTCATTTTCAGTTTCCAAATTTTCCttgaaaacaaaattttcttggTTTTAAGATGTTCTAGACTTGATTCAAACTTAAAAAAATAGTTATTTGAAAAAGCAATACCGCCAGTACCATTTGGGTGAATCCACATAACTCCACCCTACCCCAAATgttgtaaaaataaataataggaACGAATACTCACAATccattgataattttttttattgtatcaTTATACCACGAGAGATTATTTTCTTGCTCTCTATAGAACTACGGATGGATAAATTAGATTATTTGGCTTTGTAAGCCTTTCTAAACCGATGTTTACAACTTTGAATTTGCATAACAGAAGCCATCAAACaatttacaaataaatcaaCTAATGGTAAACTAAAATGATAAAGAATAAAGAACTTAAAAAGGTTCCATGACAAAGCATGATTCTCCTTCTCTCGGTTAAAACTTCTTAACCGATGAACTTCAACATCACTTTTCTGTCCTCAATGGTTTCGAGCCAGCCATACGACACAAACATCTTATTCATCTCGAAAGCTCCAAAAGGATAGCCATACAATTCACAAGCTCAAAACTCACTTACCAATGACCATAGAGTTCTTGCAACTTACATGAAGATGTATGAGATACCAAGAAACACTCACATTATGTAAACAAAAATATCACATAAGAAATGATAGGCTATATTCACAAGTCATACCAGCTTTTATGTAAACTAAATCTCTCAAAGGCAAGCAACTCATCAGGTTTTGAAGTACTATTTTCACAAATCCTAGGAATTAAAAACTATCATCTTCCAGTTTCAAGAAAAGCATCTAAGAAAACAGAACAAAATTAGTTATTGCCGAACCTGTAcattgcatcaaaactgcaatTACCAAGCACACAACTTGGGAGAGAAAACTGAGCAAAACACGGATATGACTCATTCTTTACTTGGAGGGCTGCTCCCTTTCTTGCTAAGTTGAAGAGATTTGCTCACCATGACCTTGTGGTGCAGCACAACCACAGAGAAAACCCTCTGATTCCACTGCTCCGTGCACGCTGCTGCCTCTGGCTATGGCCTTTTGATAAGCACGCCATCCCATTATTGAAAGAGCATAGGGTCTGCCATCACGTTCGTACAACTCCCTACTTTCCATTCTTTTCCCCATCTCTTCCATTCTGGCTTCGAGCGACCAACAATTACCTGCTTGCCCAGAAGCAGAAGCAAGAAGGGTCGACCTTCGATTCAATAGAAGAGCACGTGCGCCTGTTAAATCACCTGTTTCTGCCATTTCTTGAGCCTCAGTGAAGCCTTGCTCTGCCAAGACACGGTTCCTTTCCTTATCAACTTCCAAACTTACTGCCGTCTCCAGAGGGGTTGGAAATATCGGTCTCCGTATGGTAACTTGGCCACCATCAATTTGTACCATGTCGTTTGACACTACTGATATGTAAGAACATGTAATATCCAAAAGGGACGTAGTAATCAATTCATTTTCGGCGTCTCCAACGCTACAAAATACAGGGACCGTTAAGTTAACGATAAAATCTTGTTCCTCCTCCCAAATAAAATCCCCAAAATTTATTAAAGCTTGTGATCCTTTGTTAGAGATTTTACTACTTGCATATCTTTCTGAAGATATTGATAGAATTTGGACTCCATGTGATGCAGACCTCACTATTAAACAAAGCTCCTGAGCTAAAACATAATGCAGAAAACCAATACAGAGACCAACATTATCTTCCACCGCTTCATAAGAGTTGACAATAGAAAAATGGCCAACTGATACATCAGATATGGCTTTTAGTGAAAGAGGGTCATGATCTGCACCAAAACCGAATGTGTAAACTGGAAATGGTGGTTTTTGGTCATGATCTCCCATTCCTCGGTGGTTTTCGGGATAGATAGAAGCAGGCAATAGATGCAGATAAGGTGGAGGCTGTCCTGGACGTGGAAAATGTGTGGCACGGTAACAAGTATCCATTCCATCTGAAAAGAATATGATGCTACCGACCGGATCCTTGTACCGCCTTTCTTCAAGAACCTGAACTCCCATCTCCAAAGCTTCTAAAATATTGGTGCAGCCACTTGCCAAAAGTGAATTCACACACTGTTTAGCATTTTCGCGCCCATCCTCTGTCATTCTGCGCAAGGATAAAACTCTCTGAGCACGAGTTGAAAATGACACGATCGAAAGTCGGTCAGAAGGACCCAACCTATCGATCACAAAGACAACAGCACTTTTCAGGAGTGCCAATTTTGATCCATGCATGCTGCCACTAACATCTAGCACAGCAACAAGATCGATGGGAGTGTTACCTAAGTCTTCCTCCGGTGGTGCTATTATTTGAACAAGAATAGAAAATTCTGAAACAGATTCCGAAGAAGCTACAGCGACCCGCTCCAGAATGGTCTTGATACTGATATTTTGTGGGTCAGCAGGTGGAGCAGAAGACACAGGATCAGCGGTGACCAAAGGTGGCAGTTCATCATCAGAAAATAGAATCAGTTTTGGCTCATGCATAACACGAGCGACCGGATTTGGAGCGAAAATGCTATCAACGTTCGTGTTAGAGTTTGGAACAGCCAAAGGAAGATCGTTACATTTAGCTCGACAAACAGGACAAAGGTAATTTCCAAATGTCACACTGTTGCTTACGCAGCTAAAATGGAAGGAAAGAGCACCCTCAGCAGTAAAGAAGGTCTGGCCTTGCCCCGATTCCATAGACTCCAAGCAAATGGCACATGTTTTCTGAAACAAAATGAAAGATTAAGTGTACGTGAATATTAATTTCTACATAACAGTTGATTTCAAAAGGTAAACTCACAACCATAAATTATCAGTACTTTTGCACGCAAAGTACTAGGCAAAACTGACTGTCAACGACCACTTATAACACATTGTACAATCTCAAACAAGAATATGTTGCAGAAATCATATTTGGAAATTCTCCCAGTGTCACATGAATAATTATGTTAAGAAAGAACCAATGGTAGAAATCAACTCCCAAATTGTACATAACCaggaaaaaatttcaaataaagtTAGGTCAATCACCAtaatgcatttgagagattagCCCATCATAATGAAAATGTCGATAATCTTACAAATACATGAACATGGGTGAAAGTAAAGATTAAATCACCGGAGAAACAATGAATTAATCATCAAATAGAATCTTGAAATCATACGGACCCTTTATGTAACTACTACAAAACTAGAAAACCAATCTAATCACGTAGAAATACAATCTTTACGATCCATCCAGGAAATCACAACAAATAGAATCGGAAGCAGTGAATTATAAACCCAAGTAAACCATCATAATCAAGAATTTTGCTACATGATCATGTCAAGTAAACGCAAAACAAGAAAGGTAAAAAGAAAAGAGGAAAGAAGAAATAAGTAACCCAATCAGTAACATTCAGAAAAGTTTACATTATCTGCTTGAGAACCCATGGAATTCTCGTCTTTGGCTTGTTTCTGATCGTGCAGCGGGAGTGAAAATCTTGTGTGCGAACCGCGAACTTctgttatatatatttatttatttatatatatatttccaatCGGTTAATTTACTTAAATATCCCTTATTTTCATCTAATCTAATATCTAAATATGAAATTTACTTAAATATCTCTTATTTccatcaaaatctaaaatgttTGTAATCTAAAgtctaaatctaaaaaaattcaaattaccATGTTTTTACATGATTTTACTTAAATATCCCTTGTTTACacaaaatactaaaaatttgAACTATTTATTAAGTATTCTTGTTTTTACACTAAATACTAATATTTTGAATTCTTTTTTTCTATGAATTTACTTAAATATCGTTTTTACACAAACTACAAAAAATTTGAATTGTAATTAAATATCAATGTCTTTACACTAAAtattgtattattattattattataaatatgagttAATTTGaataactaattaaatattcatgtttttacactagataataaaaaattgaattactagtaatttaatatttcgatttaaaaaatctgaaaatttcCATGTTTTTACAAACTATTTTATTtctatcttttaaatatttctttttttttttacactaaataataaaaaattgaattactaataatttattttatccatctaaaaagtctgaattttaataatttattaaccAAATTATCCCATGTTATGCCTTTTGTGTTGGGGTTGTTAAAAGTAATTTTTCAGGAGTTTGACTACAACTCTTTGCTCATTTATCTCTAAACGTAACTCATTCACATTTATTATATAGATAAAATTGTAcaactatattttttttctttcgggGTTAAATTTCATGAGAGACTCGTTTCATTCAAATGTGTACTAGATGATCCGATAACTTAATATATCACGATCGAGTctagtattttttattttactttgaTTCGTTGAGAAATTTATCATTCGATGTTTTGCACTTTAGTAGATATGTTTATAGTTAACTACCATAATTTGCTATCACTTATATCtgattttaaaatttcgttTAGTGtttaaaactgaaataaacAATGATATGTTGATTTCAAAACAATAATTCTTGTATTCATATACTATACAATAGCACATATTAAAGATATTGAGAATAAAATGTCTCCATAGTACTAATTAAGCACACAATAACAGCTTTGAAGTTGTTATCAAGATTCAAGAGTTTGCATGAACCCATGAGTTGTGTGGAGCAAAATATTAAGATATTACAAAAATAACCATGTTTCCATCTATTTTTCATTCATGGATCTCTCGGTTTCCAAAATCAAACTTTGTTGTTCAGCATCTTGAACTAACCATCTCTTCGAGGGTATTGTTAAAAGATCATCAATTCCTAATCTTTTAGCAAATATTAaacagatttaaaaatatctgcttataattataattttagatTAGAACCAAACAACTCGAATGGCATTGTTTGAGGAGATCGTTGCATCTTTTATCAGttgtttaataataataaataaaaaaaaaagcaatGATATGTTTTCAGGAATCAATGAAAAAACCGGATGATTCTTAAAGAAACAAGAGTAAGTAATAAAAAGGAAGACCTGAAgcgttaattatttaaatagacAAAATAAAGAGACcacatgaaaaaaaaagaatacttttatttttggttttgtaatttatatttttccatTTTTGGTCATTTCAACGAGAGATTTATATTTTTAGTCatataatttgtatttttttttccaagTTTGGTTCTTTCTAGATTCCGAGTCCAGCATGTTTTGACCAGAAATTGTCTGTGCGTTGACCTAGAatgttgaaataaatttttgaaaagcCACATAATATTCTAAAAAAACACGATACACATGCaagttttcttttaaaaatcaatGTCAATGTCAAAGTCCACCACATGATTAATTTTCGAGAGACGCTAtggactttaaaaaaaattacgaaaaATCAATGTCAATGTCAAAGGAGCACATATTTAGGAGTCAGGACTACCCGAAAACATGATCCCCATCCAAATCCAAGGTTGGAGAAAAAAATGTAGAATTTTGCTTCAGTCCTGAGAAAAAAACACGACCCCAAATCAATTAGGGAATAGTCCTGAGGTCAGCTACGAATTTTCCTACGAGGGATCTGTCCAAATCCAAGTATTCCAGGCCAAGGAAGAagataataatattgatattgttAGAAGTTAAACTGAAAAATGAATTTGTATGAAATTTAAGATGTTCTAAACTTGATTCGAACTTAAAAAATTAGTTATTTGAAAAAGCAATACCGTCACTACCATTTGGGTGAATCCACAAAATTCCACCCTACCCAAATGTTGTAAAAACCGAACACTCATAACcgattgataattttttttactgtacCATAATACCACGAGAGATTATTTTCTTGCTCTCTATAGAACTACGGATGGATAAATTAGATTATTTGGCTATGTAAATAAGCCTTTCTAAACCGATGTTTACAACTTTGAATTTGCATGACAGAAGCCAtcaaacaatttaaaaataaatcaactaATGGTAAACTAAAATGATAAAGAATAAAGAACTTAAAAAGGTTCAATGACAAAGCATGATTCTCCTTCTCCCGGTTAAAACTTCTTAATTGATGAACATCAACATCACTTTTCTGTCCTCAATGGTTTCGAGCCAGCCATACGACACAAACATCTTATTCATCTCGAAAGCTCCAAAAGGATAGCCATACAATTCACAAGCTCAAAACTCACTTACCAATGACCATAGAGTTCTTGCAACTTACATGAAGATGTATGAGATTCCAAGAAACACTCTCATTATGTAAACAAAAATATCACAAAAGAAATGACAGGCTATATTCACAAGTCATACCAGCTTTTATGTAAACTAAATCTCTCAAAGGCAAGCAACTCATCAGGTTTTGAAGTACTATTTTCACAAATTCTATGAATTAAAAACTATCATCTTCCAGTTTCAAGAAATGCATCTAAGAAAACAGAACAAAATTAGTTATTGACGAACCTGTAcattgcatcaaaactgcaatACCTAGCAAACAACTTGGGAGAGAAAACTGAGCAAAACGCGAACATGACTCATTCTTTACTTGGAGGGCTGCTCCCTTTCTTGCTAAGTTGAAGAGATTTGTTCACCATGACCTTGTGGTGCAGCACAACCACAGAGAAAACCCTCTGACTCCACTGCTCCGTGCACGCTGCTGCCTCTGGCTATGGCCCTTTGATAGGCATGCCGTCCCATATTTGAAAGAGCATAGGGTCTGCCATCACGTTCGTACGACTCCCTACTTTCCATTCTTTTCCCCATCTCTTCCATTCTGGCTTCGAGCGACCTACACTTACCTGCTTGCCCAGAAGCAGATGCAAGAAGGGTCGACATTCGATTCAATAGAAGAACACGTGCGCCCGTTAAATCACCTGTTTCTGCCATTTCTTGAGCCTCAATGAAGCCTTGTTCTGCCAAGACACGGTTCCTTTCCTTATCAACTTCCAAACTTACTGTTGTCTCCAGAGGGGTTGGAGATATCGGTCTCCGTATGGTGACTCGGTCTCCGTCAATTTGTACCATGTCGTTTGACACTACTGATATGTAAGAACATGTAATATCCAAAAGGGACGTAGTATTCAAATCATTTTCATCGTCTCCGACGCTACAAAATGCAGGGACCGTTAAGTTAACGATAAAATCTTGTCCCtcctcaaaaaaaaaatctccaAAATCTATTAAAGCTTGTGATCCATTGTTAGAGATTTTACTACTTGCATATCTTTCTGAAGATATTGATAGAATTTGGACTCCGTGTGATGCAGACCTCACTATTAAACAAAGCTCCTGAGCTAAAACATAAGGCAGAAAACCAATACAGAGACCAACATTATCTTCCACCGCTTCATAAGAGttgacaaaagaaaaatgaccaACTGATACATCAGATATGGCTTTTAGTGAAAGAGGGTCATGATCTTCACCAAAGCCgaatgtataaactggaaatggTGGTTGTTGGTCATGATCTCCCATTCCTCGGTGGTTTTCGGGATAGATAGAAG from Primulina tabacum isolate GXHZ01 chromosome 14, ASM2559414v2, whole genome shotgun sequence includes:
- the LOC142524868 gene encoding putative E3 ubiquitin-protein ligase WAVH2, with the translated sequence MGSQADNKTCAICLESMESGQGQTFFTAEGALSFHFSCVSNSVTFGNYLCPVCRAKCNDLPLAVPNSNTNVDSIFAPNPVARVMHEPKLILFSDDELPPLVTADPVSSAPPADPQNISIKTILERVAVASSESVSEFSILVQIIAPPEEDLGNTPIDLVAVLDVSGSMHGSKLALLKSAVVFVIDRLGPSDRLSIVSFSTRAQRVLSLRRMTEDGRENAKQCVNSLLASGCTNILEALEMGVQVLEERRYKDPVGSIIFFSDGMDTCYRATHFPRPGQPPPYLHLLPASIYPENHRGMGDHDQKPPFPVYTFGFGADHDPLSLKAISDVSVGHFSIVNSYEAVEDNVGLCIGFLHYVLAQELCLIVRSASHGVQILSISSERYASSKISNKGSQALINFGDFIWEEEQDFIVNLTVPVFCSVGDAENELITTSLLDITCSYISVVSNDMVQIDGGQVTIRRPIFPTPLETAVSLEVDKERNRVLAEQGFTEAQEMAETGDLTGARALLLNRRSTLLASASGQAGNCWSLEARMEEMGKRMESRELYERDGRPYALSIMGWRAYQKAIARGSSVHGAVESEGFLCGCAAPQGHGEQISST